A stretch of the Equus quagga isolate Etosha38 chromosome 9, UCLA_HA_Equagga_1.0, whole genome shotgun sequence genome encodes the following:
- the ANO8 gene encoding anoctamin-8 isoform X4 produces MAEATSGAGGTSVEGERGKRPPPEGEPATPASGVLDKLFGKRLLQAGRYLVSHKAWMKTVPTENCDVLMTFPDTTDDHTLLWLLNHIRVGIPELIVQVRHHRHTRAYAFFVTATYESLLRGADELGLRKAVKAEFGGGTRSFSCEEDFIYENVESEMRFFTSQERQSIIRFWLQNLRAKQGEALHNVRFLEDQPITVPELAARGIIQQVFPVHEQRILNRLMKSWVQAVCENQPLDEICDYFGVKIAMYFAWLGFYTSAMVYPAVFGSVLYTFTEADQTSRDVSCVVFALFNVVWSTLFLEEWKRRGAELAYKWGTLDSPGEAVEEPRPQFRELVLSVRGLPRLARFLPKVVLALLVSASAEGYKKLAIWLNDMENYRLESSYEKHLIIKVVLFQFVNSYLSLFYIGFYLKDMERLKEMLATLLITRQFLQNVREVLQPHLYRRLGRGELGLRAAWELARALLGLLSLRRPAPRRLEPQAEEGGGSSSGMGRRCLGRGCGAPEEEEEATVEQRPAGEGGEVGDGLRGDKEEEEEEEEDDDEEEEEEEGEEGSLLDCGLRLKKVSFAERGAGRHRPGPSPEALLEEGSPTMVEKGLEPGVFTLAEEDDEAEGAPGSPEREPPAILLRRAGGEGRDQGPDGGADPEPGSGDSARRQRRQNRASWIDPPEEEYSPQLTQAELESCMKKYEDTFQDYQEMFVQFGYVVLFSSAFPLAALCALVNNLIEIRSDALKLCTGLQRPFGQRVESIGQWQKVMEAMGVLAIVVNCYLIGQCGQLQRLFPWLSPEAAIVSVVVLEHFALLLKYLIHVAIPDIPGWVAEEMAKLEYQRREAFKRHERQAQHRYQQQQRRRREEEERQRHAEHHTRRERDASGREEARAEGSGLDPTAPEKASAKAKGSGTGGHGPERPKRPGSLLAPNNVMKLKQIIPLQGKFLSSGATASLAGAGPTARPPPAQSPTGSDTRLPAFLSFKFLKSPETRRDPERSHSPPKAFHAGKLFPFGGARAEAGSNGAGGQARLDGTPGGGSGRAQRSGPADEAAAEEPDAPRPEEEGSGTALAPAPRTRRSRSPAPPPPPTPLPRPPTPPAGCWQWDGPWGCGGESAAPRQAPTAAAADCPPCALAGPAPGLQPLPGGASFYSLPPPPPEPLESPEPAAPSPSPSPSPQAVCWPGGWH; encoded by the exons ATGGCCGAAGCCACCTCAGGCGCCGGGGGCACGTCCGTGGAGGGCGAGCGCGGCAAGAGGCCCCCGCCGGAGGGCGAGCCCGCAACCCCGGCGTCCGGAGTTCTGG ATAAGCTTTTTGGGAAGCGGCTCTTGCAGGCGGGTCGATACCTGGTGTCCCACAAAGCGTGGATGAAGACGGTGCCCACGGAGAACTGCGATGTATTGATGACCTTCCCAG ACACAACTGATGACCACACACTGCTGTGGCTGCTGAACCACATCCGTGTGGGCATCCCTGAGCTCATCGTGCAAGTCCGCCACCACCGCCACACGCGTGCCTATGCCTTCTTCGTCACCGCCACGTATGAGAG CCTACTCCGAGGGGCCGACGAGCTGGGTCTGCGCAAGGCAGTGAAGGCCGAGTTTGGTGGGGGCACCCGCAGCTTCTCTTGCGAGGAGGACTTCATCTACGAGAATGTGGAGAGTGAGATGCGCTTCTTCACCTCCCAG GAGCGCCAGAGCATCATCCGCTTCTGGCTGCAGAACTTGCGAGCCAAGCAGGGCGAGGCTCTGCACAATGTGCGCTTTCTGGAGGACCAGCCAATCA CAGTCCCTGAGCTGGCAGCCCGCGGGATCATCCAGCAGGTGTTCCCAGTCCATGAGCAGCGCATCCTGAACCGCCTCATGAAGTCATGGGTGCAGGCTGTGTGTGAAAACCAGCCTCTAG ACGAGATCTGCGACTACTTTGGCGTGAAGATTGCCATGTACTTCGCCTGGCTGGGCTTCTATACATCGGCGATGGTGTACCCGGCTGTTTTTGGCTCTGTCCTGTATACATTCACAGAAGCCGATCAG ACAAGCCGGGATGTCTCCTGTGTGGTCTTTGCCCTCTTCAACGTGGTCTGGTCAACGCTGTTCTTAGAGGAGTGGAAACGGAGGGGGGCGGAGCTGGCCTACAAGTGGGGGACGCTGGACTCACCCGGGGAAGCTGTGGAGGAGCCACGACCCCAGTTCAGG GAGCTGGTGCTGAGTGTGCGGGGGCTGCCCCGCCTCGCCCGCTTCCTGCCCAAGGTCGTGCTGGCCCTGCTGGTCAGCGCCAGCGCTGAGGGTTACAAGAAGCTCGCCATCTGGCTGAACGACATGG AGAATTACCGGCTGGAGAGCTCCTATGAGAAGCACCTCATCATCAAGGTCGTCCTG TTCCAGTTCGTCAACTCCTACCTGAGCCTATTCTACATCGGCTTCTACCTCAAGGACATGGAGCGCCTGAAAGAG ATGCTGGCCACTCTGCTGATCACCCGCCAGTTCCTCCAGAATGTGCGCGAGGTCCTGCAGCCACACCTGTACCGGCGGCTGGGCCGCGGCGAGCTCGGCCTGAGGGCAGCCTGGGAGTTGGCCCGAGCCCTGCTTGGCCTGCTGAGCCTCCGGCGCCCTGCGCCCCGCCGCCTTGAACCCCAGGCCGAAGAGGggggtggcagcagcagtggcatgGGACGCAGGTGTCTCGGTAGAGGCTGTGGGGCCcccgaggaggaagaggaggctacGGTGGAGCAGCGGCCAgcaggggaaggtggggaggtgggggacgGGCTGAGGGgggacaaggaggaggaggaggaggaggaggaagacgacgacgaggaggaggaggaagaggagggtgaggagggcaGCCTCCTGGACTGTGGGCTCCGGCTGAAGAAGGTCAGCTTTGCTGAACGGGGGGCTGGGCGGCACCGGCCTGGCCCAAGCCCAGAggccctcctggaggaggggagcccCACGATGGTGGAGAAGGGGCTGGAGCCCGGTGTGTTCACACTGGCCGAGGAGGATGATGAGGCCGAGGGGGCTCCTGGCAGCCCTGAGCGGGAGCCCCCAGCCATCCTGCTCCGCCGGGCTGGGGGCGAGGGCCGTGACCAAGGGCCAGACGGGGGTGCAGACCCGGAGCCAGGATCAGGTGACTCAGCCCGGAGGCAGCGGCGGCAGAATCGGGCATCTTGGATCGACCCACCCGAGGAGGAATACTCACCTCAACTCACCCAGGCCGAGCTCGAGAGCTGTATGAAGAAGTACGAG GACACGTTCCAGGACTACCAGGAGATGTTTGTGCAGTTTGGCTATGTTGTGCTGTTCTCGTCTGCCTTCCCGCTGGCTGCGCTGTGCGCTCTGGTCAACAACCTCATCGAGATCCGCAGCGACGCGCTCAAGCTGTGCACGGGGCTGCAGCGGCCCTTCGGGCAGCGGGTGGAGAGCATCGGCCAGTGGCAG AAGGTGATGGAGGCCATGGGCGTCCTGGCAATCGTGGTCAACTGCTATCTCATCGGCCAGTGCGGGCAGCTGCAGCGCCTCTTCCCCTGGCTCAGCCCTGAGGCGGCCATCGTGTCCGTGGTGGTGCTAGAG CACTTCGCTCTGCTCCTCAAGTACCTCATCCACGTGGCCATCCCCGACATCCCCGGCTGGGTGGCCGAGGAGATGGCCAAGCTCGAGTACCAGCGTCGGGAGGCCTTCAAG AGACACGAGCGCCAGGCCCAGCACCGctaccagcagcagcagcggcggcggcgggaggaggaggagcgccAGCGCCACGCAGAGCATCACACCCGGCGGGAACGCGATGCCAGTGGCCGGGAGGAGGCACGGGCCGAGGGCTCCGGGCTGGACCCCACCGCCCCTGAGAAGGCCTCAGCCAAGGCCAAGGGCAGCGGGACGGGCGGCCACGGGCCAGAGCGGCCCAAGCGCCCGGGGTCCCTGCTGGCACCCAACAACGTCATGAAGCTGAAGCAGATCATCCCGCTGCAGGGCAAGTTCCTGTCGTCAGGGGCCACGGCCTCGctggctggggccggccccactgcCCGGCCGCCCCCCGCCCAGTCGCCCACAGGCAGTGACACCCGCCTGCCCGCCTTCCTCAGCTTCAAGTTCCTCAAGTCGCCTGAGACCCGGCGGGACCCTGAGCGCAGTCACTCCCCACCTAAGGCCTTCCACGCTGGCAAGCTCTTCCCCTTCGGTGGGGCCCGGGCTGAGGCCGGGTCCAACGGGGCAGGCGGGCAGGCGCGGCTGGATGGGACCCCTGGAGGTGGCAGTGGCCGGGCCCAGCGGAGTGGGCCGGCGGACGAGGCTGCGGCTGAGGAGCCAGACGCCCCCCGGCCTGAAGAGGAAGGCTCAG GGACAGCGCTGGCCCCCGCCCCGCGCACCCGCCGCAGCCGGagccccgcgccgccgccgccgccaacGCCGCTGCCCCGGCCCCCGACGCCGCCCGCCGGCTGCTGGCAGTGGGATGGGCCGTGGGGCTGCGGGGGCGAGAGCGCCGCCCCCCGCCAGGCccccaccgccgccgccgccgactGCCCGCCCTGTGCCCTCGCCGGGCCCGCGCCCGGCCTCCAGCCCCTGCCGGGGGGCGCTAGCTTCTACAGCCTCCCGCCACCACCCCCCGAGCCCCTCGAGTCCCCCGAGCCCGCGGCGCCCtcgcccagccccagccccagtccccAGGCCGTGTGCTGGCCCGGCGGCTGGCACTAG
- the ANO8 gene encoding anoctamin-8 isoform X3: MAEATSGAGGTSVEGERGKRPPPEGEPATPASGVLDKLFGKRLLQAGRYLVSHKAWMKTVPTENCDVLMTFPDTTDDHTLLWLLNHIRVGIPELIVQVRHHRHTRAYAFFVTATYESLLRGADELGLRKAVKAEFGGGTRSFSCEEDFIYENVESEMRFFTSQERQSIIRFWLQNLRAKQGEALHNVRFLEDQPITVPELAARGIIQQVFPVHEQRILNRLMKSWVQAVCENQPLDEICDYFGVKIAMYFAWLGFYTSAMVYPAVFGSVLYTFTEADQTSRDVSCVVFALFNVVWSTLFLEEWKRRGAELAYKWGTLDSPGEAVEEPRPQFRGVRRISPVTRAEEFYYPPWKRLLFQLLVSLPLCLTCLACVFLLMLGCFELQELVLSVRGLPRLARFLPKVVLALLVSASAEGYKKLAIWLNDMENYRLESSYEKHLIIKVVLFQFVNSYLSLFYIGFYLKDMERLKEMLATLLITRQFLQNVREVLQPHLYRRLGRGELGLRAAWELARALLGLLSLRRPAPRRLEPQAEEGGGSSSGMGRRCLGRGCGAPEEEEEATVEQRPAGEGGEVGDGLRGDKEEEEEEEEDDDEEEEEEEGEEGSLLDCGLRLKKVSFAERGAGRHRPGPSPEALLEEGSPTMVEKGLEPGVFTLAEEDDEAEGAPGSPEREPPAILLRRAGGEGRDQGPDGGADPEPGSGDSARRQRRQNRASWIDPPEEEYSPQLTQAELESCMKKYEDTFQDYQEMFVQFGYVVLFSSAFPLAALCALVNNLIEIRSDALKLCTGLQRPFGQRVESIGQWQVMEAMGVLAIVVNCYLIGQCGQLQRLFPWLSPEAAIVSVVVLEHFALLLKYLIHVAIPDIPGWVAEEMAKLEYQRREAFKRHERQAQHRYQQQQRRRREEEERQRHAEHHTRRERDASGREEARAEGSGLDPTAPEKASAKAKGSGTGGHGPERPKRPGSLLAPNNVMKLKQIIPLQGKFLSSGATASLAGAGPTARPPPAQSPTGSDTRLPAFLSFKFLKSPETRRDPERSHSPPKAFHAGKLFPFGGARAEAGSNGAGGQARLDGTPGGGSGRAQRSGPADEAAAEEPDAPRPEEEGSGTALAPAPRTRRSRSPAPPPPPTPLPRPPTPPAGCWQWDGPWGCGGESAAPRQAPTAAAADCPPCALAGPAPGLQPLPGGASFYSLPPPPPEPLESPEPAAPSPSPSPSPQAVCWPGGWH, from the exons ATGGCCGAAGCCACCTCAGGCGCCGGGGGCACGTCCGTGGAGGGCGAGCGCGGCAAGAGGCCCCCGCCGGAGGGCGAGCCCGCAACCCCGGCGTCCGGAGTTCTGG ATAAGCTTTTTGGGAAGCGGCTCTTGCAGGCGGGTCGATACCTGGTGTCCCACAAAGCGTGGATGAAGACGGTGCCCACGGAGAACTGCGATGTATTGATGACCTTCCCAG ACACAACTGATGACCACACACTGCTGTGGCTGCTGAACCACATCCGTGTGGGCATCCCTGAGCTCATCGTGCAAGTCCGCCACCACCGCCACACGCGTGCCTATGCCTTCTTCGTCACCGCCACGTATGAGAG CCTACTCCGAGGGGCCGACGAGCTGGGTCTGCGCAAGGCAGTGAAGGCCGAGTTTGGTGGGGGCACCCGCAGCTTCTCTTGCGAGGAGGACTTCATCTACGAGAATGTGGAGAGTGAGATGCGCTTCTTCACCTCCCAG GAGCGCCAGAGCATCATCCGCTTCTGGCTGCAGAACTTGCGAGCCAAGCAGGGCGAGGCTCTGCACAATGTGCGCTTTCTGGAGGACCAGCCAATCA CAGTCCCTGAGCTGGCAGCCCGCGGGATCATCCAGCAGGTGTTCCCAGTCCATGAGCAGCGCATCCTGAACCGCCTCATGAAGTCATGGGTGCAGGCTGTGTGTGAAAACCAGCCTCTAG ACGAGATCTGCGACTACTTTGGCGTGAAGATTGCCATGTACTTCGCCTGGCTGGGCTTCTATACATCGGCGATGGTGTACCCGGCTGTTTTTGGCTCTGTCCTGTATACATTCACAGAAGCCGATCAG ACAAGCCGGGATGTCTCCTGTGTGGTCTTTGCCCTCTTCAACGTGGTCTGGTCAACGCTGTTCTTAGAGGAGTGGAAACGGAGGGGGGCGGAGCTGGCCTACAAGTGGGGGACGCTGGACTCACCCGGGGAAGCTGTGGAGGAGCCACGACCCCAGTTCAGG GGCGTGCGCCGCATCAGCCCCGTGACGCGGGCGGAGGAGTTCTACTACCCACCCTGGAAGCGGCTGCTCTTCCAGCTGCTCGTGAGCCTCCCCTTGTGCCTCACCTGCCTGGCCTGCGTGTTCCTGCTCATGCTCGGCTGCTTCGAGCTGCAG GAGCTGGTGCTGAGTGTGCGGGGGCTGCCCCGCCTCGCCCGCTTCCTGCCCAAGGTCGTGCTGGCCCTGCTGGTCAGCGCCAGCGCTGAGGGTTACAAGAAGCTCGCCATCTGGCTGAACGACATGG AGAATTACCGGCTGGAGAGCTCCTATGAGAAGCACCTCATCATCAAGGTCGTCCTG TTCCAGTTCGTCAACTCCTACCTGAGCCTATTCTACATCGGCTTCTACCTCAAGGACATGGAGCGCCTGAAAGAG ATGCTGGCCACTCTGCTGATCACCCGCCAGTTCCTCCAGAATGTGCGCGAGGTCCTGCAGCCACACCTGTACCGGCGGCTGGGCCGCGGCGAGCTCGGCCTGAGGGCAGCCTGGGAGTTGGCCCGAGCCCTGCTTGGCCTGCTGAGCCTCCGGCGCCCTGCGCCCCGCCGCCTTGAACCCCAGGCCGAAGAGGggggtggcagcagcagtggcatgGGACGCAGGTGTCTCGGTAGAGGCTGTGGGGCCcccgaggaggaagaggaggctacGGTGGAGCAGCGGCCAgcaggggaaggtggggaggtgggggacgGGCTGAGGGgggacaaggaggaggaggaggaggaggaggaagacgacgacgaggaggaggaggaagaggagggtgaggagggcaGCCTCCTGGACTGTGGGCTCCGGCTGAAGAAGGTCAGCTTTGCTGAACGGGGGGCTGGGCGGCACCGGCCTGGCCCAAGCCCAGAggccctcctggaggaggggagcccCACGATGGTGGAGAAGGGGCTGGAGCCCGGTGTGTTCACACTGGCCGAGGAGGATGATGAGGCCGAGGGGGCTCCTGGCAGCCCTGAGCGGGAGCCCCCAGCCATCCTGCTCCGCCGGGCTGGGGGCGAGGGCCGTGACCAAGGGCCAGACGGGGGTGCAGACCCGGAGCCAGGATCAGGTGACTCAGCCCGGAGGCAGCGGCGGCAGAATCGGGCATCTTGGATCGACCCACCCGAGGAGGAATACTCACCTCAACTCACCCAGGCCGAGCTCGAGAGCTGTATGAAGAAGTACGAG GACACGTTCCAGGACTACCAGGAGATGTTTGTGCAGTTTGGCTATGTTGTGCTGTTCTCGTCTGCCTTCCCGCTGGCTGCGCTGTGCGCTCTGGTCAACAACCTCATCGAGATCCGCAGCGACGCGCTCAAGCTGTGCACGGGGCTGCAGCGGCCCTTCGGGCAGCGGGTGGAGAGCATCGGCCAGTGGCAG GTGATGGAGGCCATGGGCGTCCTGGCAATCGTGGTCAACTGCTATCTCATCGGCCAGTGCGGGCAGCTGCAGCGCCTCTTCCCCTGGCTCAGCCCTGAGGCGGCCATCGTGTCCGTGGTGGTGCTAGAG CACTTCGCTCTGCTCCTCAAGTACCTCATCCACGTGGCCATCCCCGACATCCCCGGCTGGGTGGCCGAGGAGATGGCCAAGCTCGAGTACCAGCGTCGGGAGGCCTTCAAG AGACACGAGCGCCAGGCCCAGCACCGctaccagcagcagcagcggcggcggcgggaggaggaggagcgccAGCGCCACGCAGAGCATCACACCCGGCGGGAACGCGATGCCAGTGGCCGGGAGGAGGCACGGGCCGAGGGCTCCGGGCTGGACCCCACCGCCCCTGAGAAGGCCTCAGCCAAGGCCAAGGGCAGCGGGACGGGCGGCCACGGGCCAGAGCGGCCCAAGCGCCCGGGGTCCCTGCTGGCACCCAACAACGTCATGAAGCTGAAGCAGATCATCCCGCTGCAGGGCAAGTTCCTGTCGTCAGGGGCCACGGCCTCGctggctggggccggccccactgcCCGGCCGCCCCCCGCCCAGTCGCCCACAGGCAGTGACACCCGCCTGCCCGCCTTCCTCAGCTTCAAGTTCCTCAAGTCGCCTGAGACCCGGCGGGACCCTGAGCGCAGTCACTCCCCACCTAAGGCCTTCCACGCTGGCAAGCTCTTCCCCTTCGGTGGGGCCCGGGCTGAGGCCGGGTCCAACGGGGCAGGCGGGCAGGCGCGGCTGGATGGGACCCCTGGAGGTGGCAGTGGCCGGGCCCAGCGGAGTGGGCCGGCGGACGAGGCTGCGGCTGAGGAGCCAGACGCCCCCCGGCCTGAAGAGGAAGGCTCAG GGACAGCGCTGGCCCCCGCCCCGCGCACCCGCCGCAGCCGGagccccgcgccgccgccgccgccaacGCCGCTGCCCCGGCCCCCGACGCCGCCCGCCGGCTGCTGGCAGTGGGATGGGCCGTGGGGCTGCGGGGGCGAGAGCGCCGCCCCCCGCCAGGCccccaccgccgccgccgccgactGCCCGCCCTGTGCCCTCGCCGGGCCCGCGCCCGGCCTCCAGCCCCTGCCGGGGGGCGCTAGCTTCTACAGCCTCCCGCCACCACCCCCCGAGCCCCTCGAGTCCCCCGAGCCCGCGGCGCCCtcgcccagccccagccccagtccccAGGCCGTGTGCTGGCCCGGCGGCTGGCACTAG
- the ANO8 gene encoding anoctamin-8 isoform X1 — MAEATSGAGGTSVEGERGKRPPPEGEPATPASGVLDKLFGKRLLQAGRYLVSHKAWMKTVPTENCDVLMTFPDTTDDHTLLWLLNHIRVGIPELIVQVRHHRHTRAYAFFVTATYESLLRGADELGLRKAVKAEFGGGTRSFSCEEDFIYENVESEMRFFTSQERQSIIRFWLQNLRAKQGEALHNVRFLEDQPITVPELAARGIIQQVFPVHEQRILNRLMKSWVQAVCENQPLDEICDYFGVKIAMYFAWLGFYTSAMVYPAVFGSVLYTFTEADQTSRDVSCVVFALFNVVWSTLFLEEWKRRGAELAYKWGTLDSPGEAVEEPRPQFRGVRRISPVTRAEEFYYPPWKRLLFQLLVSLPLCLTCLACVFLLMLGCFELQELVLSVRGLPRLARFLPKVVLALLVSASAEGYKKLAIWLNDMENYRLESSYEKHLIIKVVLFQFVNSYLSLFYIGFYLKDMERLKEMLATLLITRQFLQNVREVLQPHLYRRLGRGELGLRAAWELARALLGLLSLRRPAPRRLEPQAEEGGGSSSGMGRRCLGRGCGAPEEEEEATVEQRPAGEGGEVGDGLRGDKEEEEEEEEDDDEEEEEEEGEEGSLLDCGLRLKKVSFAERGAGRHRPGPSPEALLEEGSPTMVEKGLEPGVFTLAEEDDEAEGAPGSPEREPPAILLRRAGGEGRDQGPDGGADPEPGSGDSARRQRRQNRASWIDPPEEEYSPQLTQAELESCMKKYEDTFQDYQEMFVQFGYVVLFSSAFPLAALCALVNNLIEIRSDALKLCTGLQRPFGQRVESIGQWQKVMEAMGVLAIVVNCYLIGQCGQLQRLFPWLSPEAAIVSVVVLEHFALLLKYLIHVAIPDIPGWVAEEMAKLEYQRREAFKRHERQAQHRYQQQQRRRREEEERQRHAEHHTRRERDASGREEARAEGSGLDPTAPEKASAKAKGSGTGGHGPERPKRPGSLLAPNNVMKLKQIIPLQGKFLSSGATASLAGAGPTARPPPAQSPTGSDTRLPAFLSFKFLKSPETRRDPERSHSPPKAFHAGKLFPFGGARAEAGSNGAGGQARLDGTPGGGSGRAQRSGPADEAAAEEPDAPRPEEEGSGTALAPAPRTRRSRSPAPPPPPTPLPRPPTPPAGCWQWDGPWGCGGESAAPRQAPTAAAADCPPCALAGPAPGLQPLPGGASFYSLPPPPPEPLESPEPAAPSPSPSPSPQAVCWPGGWH, encoded by the exons ATGGCCGAAGCCACCTCAGGCGCCGGGGGCACGTCCGTGGAGGGCGAGCGCGGCAAGAGGCCCCCGCCGGAGGGCGAGCCCGCAACCCCGGCGTCCGGAGTTCTGG ATAAGCTTTTTGGGAAGCGGCTCTTGCAGGCGGGTCGATACCTGGTGTCCCACAAAGCGTGGATGAAGACGGTGCCCACGGAGAACTGCGATGTATTGATGACCTTCCCAG ACACAACTGATGACCACACACTGCTGTGGCTGCTGAACCACATCCGTGTGGGCATCCCTGAGCTCATCGTGCAAGTCCGCCACCACCGCCACACGCGTGCCTATGCCTTCTTCGTCACCGCCACGTATGAGAG CCTACTCCGAGGGGCCGACGAGCTGGGTCTGCGCAAGGCAGTGAAGGCCGAGTTTGGTGGGGGCACCCGCAGCTTCTCTTGCGAGGAGGACTTCATCTACGAGAATGTGGAGAGTGAGATGCGCTTCTTCACCTCCCAG GAGCGCCAGAGCATCATCCGCTTCTGGCTGCAGAACTTGCGAGCCAAGCAGGGCGAGGCTCTGCACAATGTGCGCTTTCTGGAGGACCAGCCAATCA CAGTCCCTGAGCTGGCAGCCCGCGGGATCATCCAGCAGGTGTTCCCAGTCCATGAGCAGCGCATCCTGAACCGCCTCATGAAGTCATGGGTGCAGGCTGTGTGTGAAAACCAGCCTCTAG ACGAGATCTGCGACTACTTTGGCGTGAAGATTGCCATGTACTTCGCCTGGCTGGGCTTCTATACATCGGCGATGGTGTACCCGGCTGTTTTTGGCTCTGTCCTGTATACATTCACAGAAGCCGATCAG ACAAGCCGGGATGTCTCCTGTGTGGTCTTTGCCCTCTTCAACGTGGTCTGGTCAACGCTGTTCTTAGAGGAGTGGAAACGGAGGGGGGCGGAGCTGGCCTACAAGTGGGGGACGCTGGACTCACCCGGGGAAGCTGTGGAGGAGCCACGACCCCAGTTCAGG GGCGTGCGCCGCATCAGCCCCGTGACGCGGGCGGAGGAGTTCTACTACCCACCCTGGAAGCGGCTGCTCTTCCAGCTGCTCGTGAGCCTCCCCTTGTGCCTCACCTGCCTGGCCTGCGTGTTCCTGCTCATGCTCGGCTGCTTCGAGCTGCAG GAGCTGGTGCTGAGTGTGCGGGGGCTGCCCCGCCTCGCCCGCTTCCTGCCCAAGGTCGTGCTGGCCCTGCTGGTCAGCGCCAGCGCTGAGGGTTACAAGAAGCTCGCCATCTGGCTGAACGACATGG AGAATTACCGGCTGGAGAGCTCCTATGAGAAGCACCTCATCATCAAGGTCGTCCTG TTCCAGTTCGTCAACTCCTACCTGAGCCTATTCTACATCGGCTTCTACCTCAAGGACATGGAGCGCCTGAAAGAG ATGCTGGCCACTCTGCTGATCACCCGCCAGTTCCTCCAGAATGTGCGCGAGGTCCTGCAGCCACACCTGTACCGGCGGCTGGGCCGCGGCGAGCTCGGCCTGAGGGCAGCCTGGGAGTTGGCCCGAGCCCTGCTTGGCCTGCTGAGCCTCCGGCGCCCTGCGCCCCGCCGCCTTGAACCCCAGGCCGAAGAGGggggtggcagcagcagtggcatgGGACGCAGGTGTCTCGGTAGAGGCTGTGGGGCCcccgaggaggaagaggaggctacGGTGGAGCAGCGGCCAgcaggggaaggtggggaggtgggggacgGGCTGAGGGgggacaaggaggaggaggaggaggaggaggaagacgacgacgaggaggaggaggaagaggagggtgaggagggcaGCCTCCTGGACTGTGGGCTCCGGCTGAAGAAGGTCAGCTTTGCTGAACGGGGGGCTGGGCGGCACCGGCCTGGCCCAAGCCCAGAggccctcctggaggaggggagcccCACGATGGTGGAGAAGGGGCTGGAGCCCGGTGTGTTCACACTGGCCGAGGAGGATGATGAGGCCGAGGGGGCTCCTGGCAGCCCTGAGCGGGAGCCCCCAGCCATCCTGCTCCGCCGGGCTGGGGGCGAGGGCCGTGACCAAGGGCCAGACGGGGGTGCAGACCCGGAGCCAGGATCAGGTGACTCAGCCCGGAGGCAGCGGCGGCAGAATCGGGCATCTTGGATCGACCCACCCGAGGAGGAATACTCACCTCAACTCACCCAGGCCGAGCTCGAGAGCTGTATGAAGAAGTACGAG GACACGTTCCAGGACTACCAGGAGATGTTTGTGCAGTTTGGCTATGTTGTGCTGTTCTCGTCTGCCTTCCCGCTGGCTGCGCTGTGCGCTCTGGTCAACAACCTCATCGAGATCCGCAGCGACGCGCTCAAGCTGTGCACGGGGCTGCAGCGGCCCTTCGGGCAGCGGGTGGAGAGCATCGGCCAGTGGCAG AAGGTGATGGAGGCCATGGGCGTCCTGGCAATCGTGGTCAACTGCTATCTCATCGGCCAGTGCGGGCAGCTGCAGCGCCTCTTCCCCTGGCTCAGCCCTGAGGCGGCCATCGTGTCCGTGGTGGTGCTAGAG CACTTCGCTCTGCTCCTCAAGTACCTCATCCACGTGGCCATCCCCGACATCCCCGGCTGGGTGGCCGAGGAGATGGCCAAGCTCGAGTACCAGCGTCGGGAGGCCTTCAAG AGACACGAGCGCCAGGCCCAGCACCGctaccagcagcagcagcggcggcggcgggaggaggaggagcgccAGCGCCACGCAGAGCATCACACCCGGCGGGAACGCGATGCCAGTGGCCGGGAGGAGGCACGGGCCGAGGGCTCCGGGCTGGACCCCACCGCCCCTGAGAAGGCCTCAGCCAAGGCCAAGGGCAGCGGGACGGGCGGCCACGGGCCAGAGCGGCCCAAGCGCCCGGGGTCCCTGCTGGCACCCAACAACGTCATGAAGCTGAAGCAGATCATCCCGCTGCAGGGCAAGTTCCTGTCGTCAGGGGCCACGGCCTCGctggctggggccggccccactgcCCGGCCGCCCCCCGCCCAGTCGCCCACAGGCAGTGACACCCGCCTGCCCGCCTTCCTCAGCTTCAAGTTCCTCAAGTCGCCTGAGACCCGGCGGGACCCTGAGCGCAGTCACTCCCCACCTAAGGCCTTCCACGCTGGCAAGCTCTTCCCCTTCGGTGGGGCCCGGGCTGAGGCCGGGTCCAACGGGGCAGGCGGGCAGGCGCGGCTGGATGGGACCCCTGGAGGTGGCAGTGGCCGGGCCCAGCGGAGTGGGCCGGCGGACGAGGCTGCGGCTGAGGAGCCAGACGCCCCCCGGCCTGAAGAGGAAGGCTCAG GGACAGCGCTGGCCCCCGCCCCGCGCACCCGCCGCAGCCGGagccccgcgccgccgccgccgccaacGCCGCTGCCCCGGCCCCCGACGCCGCCCGCCGGCTGCTGGCAGTGGGATGGGCCGTGGGGCTGCGGGGGCGAGAGCGCCGCCCCCCGCCAGGCccccaccgccgccgccgccgactGCCCGCCCTGTGCCCTCGCCGGGCCCGCGCCCGGCCTCCAGCCCCTGCCGGGGGGCGCTAGCTTCTACAGCCTCCCGCCACCACCCCCCGAGCCCCTCGAGTCCCCCGAGCCCGCGGCGCCCtcgcccagccccagccccagtccccAGGCCGTGTGCTGGCCCGGCGGCTGGCACTAG